One stretch of Candidatus Bathyarchaeia archaeon DNA includes these proteins:
- a CDS encoding radical SAM protein: MVHKGPLLMTSWRATGACNARCKYCNVDATGAKAPNELTTKEAFHLVDEVTKFGVRWFGIKGGEPLTRPDIFEIVTYAKSKGLNVCLLTNGVFVDGSIYDNLVKNQVWTSVSIDGPEEINDQLRGIGSYKKALAAIEKLSKGKILNGLACAITTINYQHLDHVAELADKYHANFVWYNHLVPSGRAKVTMELAPSPEQYEWTLNHIWDLTQKYEGKFEIHVHCPHFARVVKQRNIPNFDEWYEHKFHGKCTYFAFGGYVSVTENGDLIPCFYTDLTPDEPMKLGNIRNKSLQTAWDEIKASPFYTSFQDRNVLKGKCGVCEYRDICGGCRNRAYAYTGDMYESDPACPYIPEVLRKKTQ; this comes from the coding sequence ATGGTACATAAAGGTCCATTACTTATGACTTCTTGGCGTGCTACAGGAGCCTGCAACGCCCGATGCAAATACTGCAACGTCGACGCCACAGGCGCCAAAGCCCCCAACGAACTCACAACCAAAGAAGCCTTTCACCTCGTTGACGAGGTCACCAAGTTTGGTGTGCGGTGGTTCGGCATCAAAGGCGGCGAACCCCTCACTCGACCCGACATCTTTGAAATCGTAACCTACGCCAAAAGCAAAGGCCTCAATGTCTGCCTGCTTACCAATGGCGTCTTCGTCGACGGCAGCATATACGACAACCTCGTCAAAAACCAGGTCTGGACGTCAGTAAGCATCGACGGACCAGAAGAAATCAACGACCAACTCCGAGGCATAGGCAGCTACAAAAAAGCCTTAGCCGCCATCGAGAAGCTATCCAAAGGCAAAATCCTTAACGGCTTAGCCTGCGCCATCACCACCATTAACTACCAGCACCTTGACCACGTCGCCGAACTCGCCGACAAATACCACGCCAACTTTGTCTGGTATAACCACTTGGTGCCCAGCGGCAGAGCCAAAGTTACTATGGAGCTTGCCCCCTCGCCTGAGCAGTACGAGTGGACGCTTAACCACATCTGGGACCTAACCCAAAAGTACGAGGGCAAATTCGAAATCCACGTCCACTGCCCCCACTTTGCACGCGTCGTCAAGCAACGTAACATCCCCAACTTTGATGAATGGTACGAACACAAATTCCACGGCAAATGCACCTACTTCGCGTTTGGCGGCTACGTGAGCGTCACCGAGAACGGCGACCTGATTCCCTGCTTCTACACTGACTTGACTCCCGATGAACCCATGAAGCTGGGCAACATCCGGAACAAGAGCCTGCAGACGGCGTGGGACGAAATCAAAGCGTCACCCTTCTACACGAGCTTCCAAGACCGCAACGTCCTCAAGGGCAAATGCGGAGTCTGCGAGTACCGCGACATATGCGGCGGATGCCGAAACCGCGCCTACGCCTACACGGGCGACATGTACGAATCCGACCCCGCCTGCCCCTACATACCCGAAGTACTGCGCAAAAAAACGCAGTAA
- a CDS encoding coproporphyrinogen-III oxidase family protein yields the protein MKNATSQSKSDVYEERANWPPHTYRDYPEIKPETYQAFMEFLNTENTSGRLMELQPWISICDSRCAFCYFPTTATSRVEIEPYMEQLKKELAMYAKTKYVKTSVFDEIVLGGGTPSVLAAEQMIDLIDFCKANFTLNKEYFIKVTGSSKTLALPKIDKLAEYGVYQMDMGAQTFDNRLRKLMCLPDSAEDVEKAIRHARKLELCVCVDLMYNFPTQTMESWIETLKKAVELDVEIDCYSLHVDPGTPLEKMIQKGVVPPQADADFEKEMYLAAYKLLTDAGYKAVGHDRFSRNEWHMRENCLNGWPWGGILTTGAGCFMGYLQRFSYSNADDIHEYMAIVQSGKLPIQKLSESSDEDMMRREMSRLYIRLPVSKAEFMEKFGKLPEDVFAPQLENLKAKGLIEIDDKEVRLTKQGEVWKGNIAWEFAQKTAPC from the coding sequence ATGAAAAACGCAACATCGCAAAGTAAATCAGACGTTTATGAAGAAAGAGCAAATTGGCCCCCCCACACATACCGGGATTACCCAGAAATTAAACCTGAAACCTACCAGGCGTTCATGGAGTTCCTAAACACCGAAAACACCTCTGGCAGGCTGATGGAGCTACAACCTTGGATATCAATTTGTGATAGCCGATGTGCTTTCTGCTATTTCCCCACCACCGCCACCAGCAGGGTGGAAATTGAACCCTACATGGAACAACTCAAAAAAGAGCTGGCAATGTACGCTAAAACTAAGTACGTCAAAACCAGCGTGTTTGACGAGATTGTTTTAGGCGGCGGTACCCCGAGCGTGCTCGCGGCAGAACAAATGATTGACCTCATTGACTTCTGTAAAGCCAACTTTACATTAAACAAGGAGTACTTTATCAAAGTCACAGGCTCCTCCAAGACGTTGGCGCTGCCAAAAATTGACAAACTCGCTGAGTACGGCGTCTACCAAATGGACATGGGTGCCCAAACCTTTGACAACAGGCTACGAAAACTGATGTGCCTGCCCGACTCCGCCGAAGATGTGGAGAAAGCCATCCGTCACGCCCGCAAACTTGAGTTATGTGTCTGCGTTGACCTTATGTATAACTTCCCGACGCAGACCATGGAAAGCTGGATTGAAACCCTCAAGAAAGCCGTCGAGTTAGACGTGGAAATTGACTGCTACTCTCTACACGTTGACCCCGGAACACCGCTGGAAAAGATGATTCAGAAAGGTGTGGTGCCACCACAAGCCGACGCGGACTTTGAGAAAGAGATGTATCTTGCTGCTTACAAGCTCCTGACGGATGCCGGCTACAAAGCTGTGGGTCATGACCGCTTTAGCCGCAACGAGTGGCATATGCGGGAAAACTGCCTTAACGGTTGGCCATGGGGCGGCATCCTCACTACGGGTGCAGGCTGCTTTATGGGTTACCTGCAGCGGTTCAGCTACAGCAACGCCGACGACATCCACGAATACATGGCAATTGTGCAGTCAGGCAAGCTACCCATCCAAAAGCTCTCTGAATCCTCTGATGAAGACATGATGCGACGGGAAATGAGCCGCCTCTATATCAGGTTACCAGTTAGTAAAGCAGAGTTTATGGAGAAGTTTGGCAAACTTCCCGAAGACGTCTTCGCACCACAGCTTGAAAATCTCAAGGCGAAGGGGCTTATTGAAATTGACGACAAGGAAGTTCGCCTGACCAAGCAAGGTGAAGTTTGGAAAGGCAACATCGCGTGGGAATTCGCGCAGAAAACCGCTCCCTGCTAA